The window TTCACCAAGTGTGACAGTTTTCCCTCGTTGATTGCTTCTTCAATTGCTTTTCTCAGTTTCCAACATGCATTCGTGTCGTGGCTATAATCCCTGTGAAATTCACAATATTTTTGAGGATCCTTCCTATTTTTGCCTCTCAGTCTGGGAGGTGTTGGGAAGGTTTTTGCGACACTTTCGGTAAGGAGTATCTCCTTCGGGCTCTTGTGGAGTATCTCCTTTTTCGTCCTTGTTATACGGGCTGTATCTTGGCCTTTCTCTGTCGTTATTCTATTGCCCTTCCCTATTCGCCTGAGTATCCTTGTCCCGAGTCGGGCTAATGTCTCCTTTTGGCGCGGTGTCCCTTGCATCAAGGTATATGTGCGCTCTTCTCTAGATAGCTTCGTAAGTTTTCGGGAGGTCTCTATACAGAAATTCAACGAGTCCCCTGCTTCGGAGTCCATGCAATAACGCCGATATCCTTTGTGACTCGGAAAGGTCTACGATATCTTCTGTTTCGGTGGTGAACCTATCAAGGAACGCCCTACAAGGCTCTGTTTCCTTCTGCTTTACCCCATGGGCGGCCACGTGTAATTTCTTATCTTTCTTCTGTTGGCTAAAGCGGGCTCTAAATTTTTCCTTAAGGTCTTCCAAGCTAGCGATGGACCCTTTCGCCACGTTTTTTAGCCATTCTCAGGCATCCCCTTCGAGTGCATACCTGAACATTCGACACGCAACCGGTACATTCCAGACCTTCATCTCGGCCACGCCTTCGAATGCTTCAATGAAGTCATCCAGGCCGCTTTTCCCTTTGTATGTTCCgagatgagaggggtattttaaATCCTTCGGGAGGGGATAGTTCTGTATCCATGCGACGAATGGTGAGTTTTCAACGCTTCCCCCTACCATCTGCAATTCTAGGGCATTTTGATACATCGGAGCCCCCCAGTTCTGTGGTCAGTAGGGTCCTTGTGTGGGGAGGGGAACGATATGCTGCGGTGGATAATACTGATGGAACTGTGGCTGCCCTGTCGGAGGATTTCCGTAGGTCCCTCCGATGGGTTGGATGCCATATGGTTGGGAAACATGTTGTGAACTTCCTGCCCTATTCATGCCTTCATATCCATAGCCTTGTGGTATGTGATAACTTTGTCCCACAGGACCTTGCGGGATCTGCCTTGAATGCCCTGTTCGACCTTGGCCCATGGACCCTGAGAGAGTAGAGATAGGGAGCGTATGGAAGGTCGGGCCCACATATGGTTGTGTCCCTTTGGTGGGCACTCGAAAGACCGGAGCGGAAGACCCGACATGGGTTTGCCCTGAATTTTGATGCGTCCCAGTCGGGACTCTTGAATGACCTCCGGGTGGCGTCTCGTGTCTCGGAGGCGCGTTACCTGTTGCGTCGGGCCCTCTCGGGGTCGGTTCAGCCAAAGGCACATTAGGATTCTGGTTGCTCTGTCCCGTAGCGGGGACATCACTTCTGGGGTTGGCTCCGGACGCCGTGTTCCCTTGTATTGGAGCTTCCGTGCCTTCCGGTTGTGCTTGGTGTAGGGGCGTTCGAGGCCTTAAACCTTCGCTTCCCAGGCCAAACCCATAAACTTCTTCAGGTCGAAGTCTTGGGTTCCATAGATAACGCCGAAGCCCTCTCGGTGGGGTATCAGCGTCGTAGTCGTCGTCTGTCTCCTCGTCAAAGTTCAGCGTCCTGGTGACGCTGTCGAGTGCTCCCGTGCTCCTGAGATACCTGATGGTGCAGCTAATGTGGCCATAATTTCTAATGATGTAGTCTGGTTGAACAATTGTGGGGGTCCGGACGAGGACCCTAGCATGAATCCCCTTCATTCCTCTGATGTTTGTTCGGGGCGACCAGTGTCAATGTCGGCTCCTTGATTGACGGGTTGAACATCATTTCCGGGCGCGCCAGTTACAGGCCCGGATCCTGGGGCGGGGTTTCCATTTTCGTTGGTTTGTCGGGAGTTCTGACCAAACCCGGGTGGGACATCAGCCATGTCTCGATTCGATAAAGAAAACAATGCTTACAATGGTTATGGGATCTTGAGTAGCAGGTCCCAaggatggcgccaaatgtttGCGTACCAAACCAAGGTTTATGCGAGGTGGGCTAGAAGGTGATTTTACTCGTTTGTTGGCggttccccgaaggtagagttgaTCTCTTTACGCTAGTTGGGTTTTCTTTATATTCTTTTTGAGTGCCTCTAGTAGGTCTTTCGGCTCATCCTTTTATAGGAGAAGTGTTCTTGAGGAACAAGTAGGCCActtagggtttcctaagtcttaggccGGGGATATAATTTCCCTAATTATCAGTTGGAaatgataagatcaaatccgTACTTTATAGGGGAACGATTCTTATCTTTTGCTGTTGCAGGAGCCTTCATCATGAATGGTCCTTCGTATCTTAGTCATTATGTTAAGGCCCTCGTACCGATAGAGGGGTATGTCATCAGGCGGTAAAGTGGCCCGATAGGTTATAAaatgtgataagtcataaagtctgatagccaaatgctttatccgtacaggctccgccctcgcatttaaaaattcgttgaaagtgtATCGAATGACATAcgattttttagataaaagattttgattgaactaggtgaataaaatgatttatggatgagagagaaaaaaatgagtggttgaaatttaagggtactataagtatattagttaaggatgtttaaattagtaaataaagaataagggtattttaggtaattcaaatcattaattgagattttcaaaaagGCAAAATATTtcataagatagtatagatataagaCCTACTTTATATGTTTGCATGGTTGCATCAATAAACCTCTTGATAAAACATAGCGAATAAAACTAGCAATTGACTTGCATAGACGAAAAGAACAACTAAATGAAATCACTCATCATGTGGTAGAATATGATCACCAGCAATACCCTAAGCTTCGAGCTGTGACAGCTGTTGATCTATTTTTTTGAACTTCAAATGCACCAACCATGAACAGTAGCAAAATGACATCTTGTAATGTATCTGGTAGCCTCGTTTGATTTGAAAATAGTCCATTATTAATTCCTATCATGCCATACGAAGTACGCTACAAGAACAAGAAGTCTTCCCACAACATTTATCATTGATTTAGACTTAGCGCGGATAGACAACCAATCCGTGATGTCTTGCCAAACAGGTGAGACACTACCCATTTCATCAACATCTCTAACATAACAGCTAACCAAACCTGTGAAGAATAAGTACATTGAAAGAACAAGTGGTCATGTGAATCATAAACACGAACACGCATGTGTTTTGGTGGATCGGGCTTAATTACTTTGTGTAACGTccaagcccacacgaaccataaccctattagtataaatacaacaCTAATTTACATAATTAGTGATCGATCTTTTACGATTTTGGAACGAATTATATCGAATTGTTGATCGTGAATACTCCTACACGAACTACTAATTCGTGTAAcaccttaggttgattaattactcataaattgacaaaaggcaatagcaatctagttatctcaagaggattccacactcttgacataaagaatcacatcttattacgatccatacAACAATAGGGTCCTTACAGCAAGCAAAGAATGAGCCTTGGGGAAAAGCTTAGCAACGAATGAAAACACTGACAAACGCATTGGTACCTAAGAAAAAGAGCACAACATAACAAATGAAAGCATTCTACAATGGGTTGAATGTAGGAAAAAGGAAGGCATTCAATGAAGGGGTGGTGAAAAACATCATACCAACAGAACCCGAAAGGATAATGAAGTTCCTGGAGGAGTACAGGTGAAAAATCGAAAAGTCtataatcatacactaggaTTAAAACATATGGAAAACACTAGTGGGTCTATAACTAGATGTAAAATGTGATTCACTTATAACTGAGCGATCCCGAACCATAGTAATTAAGATGAatagaacatgatgcttaacaatgtcagacgcgatccagTGACATGAAAACGTGCACTATGGTCACCTTATCTGGTCATAGCTTACGAGTCGGGTAACTTAATGATAAATTAGttacacaaactttaggtcattaatgcttaaacaatgaatctaacgagaatatGTTTATAGAATAGTATGAGTCTTGGGACATCATTAGTTACTTAgccaaagtgaatctaacgagaatatgagccgtgattaagtttccaatagTCTAGCAAGTAAGTAGAATGATATCTAGTGGTACCATGAGATCTGAGATACCAAACaagtaatttaatttaattattgttattttttttcaaactattttcagaccAAGCCTCTCGGTGAATAAGCAGTTGTAgcttctatttacttttcaagtatttttaattagtttaataggGAATCGCGACAACCCCCAGCCGctaaaattacacatattactagattaggtagAGCAacgtccttgcgaacgatcatGTACTTATCACTTAACTATACTACATCTTATCAGGTCCTTTGTTCGTtaaggtgtgtgtgtgttttgagatgATTAGttgtacaacttttataaatttaaacactaaaaaaaacacCCATCAGCTAGTTAGCGCTGCTAGCTCACCAACTGAAGGCCCCAGTGCCGCTGGAGCCCATCTCTAGCGCCACTGGGCGGCCCAGATCCGGTTACGACTttcagcctataaatataacaaGAAACCTCAAAATCCTAAAAGAGAGCAGATCCATTAGCCACAGTCGACACCTATCAACCCTATGTCCAATTTTTTAGATTCCAAAGAGGTTTATGAGCTTCTAACACCCCTcgatcttcatcttcaacctAGATCTATACTCTTGTTTTACTTTCTagttggtaaacaatgtctttcatcttttcagactttttTATTCCTTTAAGAATGtcaggctagtaggctgaatacttatTTAGATCAATGTgctcatgtagacgtttatttatcttattttatttgttagatTTGTTGGATTGTGTTTACTGTTTGTCGTAGATCCATGGTTAATGACTTATTCATATTGTTATAGGTTCTATATCTgcatgtattgatttaattctGATGATCAGTTTATAATCAAACACTAGGATTAATACATAAAGATGGAAAACACTAATCGGtctttaattatatgtaaaGGTGATCCTTTTCTAACAGAGGGATCATAACCATAATAATTAGAATAAGTTGAACATGACGCTTAAAAATGACAGGCACAATCTAGTGACATGGAAATGTGCACTATGGTCACTCACCGAAGAGAATTcttatctggtcatggcttaagagccgggtatactaaaagatgaactagtaacacaaaGTTAGGTTAATAATGCTTAAACAAtaaatctaacgagaatttgtttaatGAATAGTGTGAGTCTAGGGACAACACTAGTTACATaagcaaagtgaatctaacgagaatttgagCCGTAATTAAGTTTTTCAATAGTCTGGCAAGTAGGTAGGATAGTATTCGGTCGTatcatgagatcggagatgtcaaacaagtattttaatttaattattgttattttcatttcaattgattttctagATTTAACCGAAGGTTCTCGCTAGACCAAGCGGTTGCAGGATTTATTTTGCTTTTAGTTTTAGTAGTtttaataggaaatcgtgacaaccccaACTGCTAGAATTACACCTTTTTATTAGACTAGGTAGTGCaagcgtccctgcgaacgatcctgtactTACCACAACACTATCTACTttcgatcgggtccactgctcGTTAGTGTGCTTTTGTTGAGGTATTTACTTGTACAACACTATATAAATTTGAAACAGtgttagtttttataattaaaaatcattttgtttttcaactcaAAAATAAAGCACATCGTCATGGTATTTCATGAAATGATAGTgaacaaaattttatttcaagtaATCAAGctataaaataataatcatgCTAATAACCGAAAAATCTTATAAACGTCCAAAAAGTCGAACATCAAGTTAATTAAGTACGTATGAATGCAAGTAATGAGTTAAGtgacaaaattaaaattacaaatatatatacacggtttatatatatatacagttacACATATTAAAGCGTAGTGCAGTCTccgagaatgaaaaaaaaaatcagaaccTGGCTCGAGAATAAAAAGTAGGCCTCTAAAATAGCGAGTCAATAATAACGTATGATAGCAACGATaaatgttattgatatataagtACAACGATATTAATCAactaaatatatagataattttttttaaaaagtaaatcaaataaatattaatcaATAAAATCTTAAAGATTCAACCTATTATCCTaaactaataaataattaaataataaactatgatattataaaaactatgaAGTAATGGAGTTGGAAAATTATAAAAGCTAACATACCTGAGTGCGTGACTGCAAATTGAGGtttctttattgtttatttaattagttg is drawn from Erigeron canadensis isolate Cc75 chromosome 9, C_canadensis_v1, whole genome shotgun sequence and contains these coding sequences:
- the LOC122583286 gene encoding uncharacterized protein LOC122583286; protein product: MKGIHARVLVRTPTIVQPDYIIRNYGHISCTIRYLRSTGALDSVTRTLNFDEETDDDYDADTPPRGLRRYLWNPRLRPEEVYGFGLGSEGLRPRTPLHQAQPEGTEAPIQGNTASGANPRSDVPATGQSNQNPNVPLAEPTPRGPDATGNAPPRHETPPGGHSRVPTGTHQNSGQTHVGSSAPVFRVPTKGTQPYVGPTFHTLPISTLSGSMGQGRTGHSRQIPQGPVGQSYHIPQGYGYEGMNRAGSSQHVSQPYGIQPIGGTYGNPPTGQPQFHQYYPPQHIVPLPTQGPY